The Phacochoerus africanus isolate WHEZ1 chromosome 15, ROS_Pafr_v1, whole genome shotgun sequence genome has a segment encoding these proteins:
- the HHEX gene encoding hematopoietically-expressed homeobox protein HHEX — translation MQYPHPGPPAGAVGVPLYAPTPLLQPAHPTPFYIEDILGRGPAAPTPTPTLPSPNSSFTSLVSSYRTPVYEPTPIHPAFSHHSAAALAAAYGPSGFGGPLYPFPRSVNDYTHALIRHDPLGKPLLWSPFLQRPLHKRKGGQVRFSNDQTIELEKKFETQKYLSPPERKRLAKMLQLSERQVKTWFQNRRAKWRRLKQENPQNNKKEELESLDNSCDQRQDLPSEQNKGALDSSQCSPSPVSQEDLESEISEDSDQEVDIEGDKGYFNAG, via the exons ATGCAGTACCCGCACCCCGGTCCCCCGGCTGGCGCCGTGGGGGTGCCGCTGTACGCGCCCACGCCGCTGCTGCAGCCTGCGCACCCGACGCCGTTCTACATCGAGGACATTCTGGGCCGCGGGCCCGCCGCGCCCACCCCCACGCCCACGCTGCCGTCCCCCAACTCCTCCTTCACCAGCCTCGTGTCCTCCTACCGGACCCCGGTGTACGAGCCCACGCCGATCCACCCCGCCTTCTCGCACCACTCCGCTGCCGCGCTGGCCGCCGCCTACGGACCCAGCGGCTTCGGGGGCCCTCTGTACCCCTTCCCGCGGTCGGTGAATGACTACACGCACGCCCTGATCCGCCACGACCCCCTGG GCAAACCCCTGCTCTGGAGCCCCTTTCTTCAGAGGCCTCTGCATAAAAGGAAAGGCGGCCAGGTTAGGTTCTCCAATGACCAGACCATTGAGCTGGAGAAGAAGTTTGAGACCCAGAAATACCTTTCCCCGCCTGAGAGGAAGCGTCTGGCCAAGATGCTACAGCTTAGTGAGAGGCAG GTCAAAACCTGGTTTCAGAATCGTCGCGCTAAATGGAGAAGACTAAAACAG GAGAAccctcaaaacaataaaaaagaagaacTGGAAAGTTTGGACAATTCCTGTGACCAGAGGCAAGACTTGCCCAGTGAACAGAATAAAGGTGCTTTGGATAGCTCTCAGTGTTCACCCTCCCCTGTCTCCCAGGAAGACCTTGAATCAGAGATTTCAGAGGATTCAGATCAGGAAGTGGACATTGAGGGTGATAAAGGCTATTTTAATGCTGGATGA